The Raphanus sativus cultivar WK10039 chromosome 2, ASM80110v3, whole genome shotgun sequence DNA segment ATGCATGAACCTACGGTCTCTGACTTTTATCTCATGAAACGCATCCTGCGGTATCTTAAAGGCACTTTGGAGATGGGACTAACGCTTGAAGCAAACACTGATACTCAGGTTCGTGCTTATTGCGATAGTGATTGGGGTGGCTGTCAAGACACTAGAAGATCAACTGGTGGTTTCTGCACGTTTCTTGGCTCGAACCTTGTCTCCTGGTCAGCTAAACGTCAAGACTCTGTCGCTCGCTCATCAACTGAGGCAGAGTACAGAACGCTTTCTGACACAGCAGCTGAGTTAGCTTGGATCAGTCTGATGCTTAAAAGTGTTGGAGTAACTCAGTTGGATGCAGCAGAGATATACTGCGACAATCTGTCTGCAGTTCATTTAACAGCAAACCCGGTGCTTCATCGAAAGTCTAAGCACTTCGCTACACACTACCATTTTGCTCGTGAGAAGGTTGCAGATGGTTCTCTCATTGTATATCACATCCCTGCAGCTCAGCAACTGGCGGATATCTTCACGAAGTCCTTGCCTCATCACAGCTTTGTTGATCTTCGATACAAACTCGGAGTTGATCATTCGCCCACCTCGAGTTTGCGGGGGAGTATTAAGCCCAACAGGCTACTCTATGATCATCCGACTAAGACATTGGGCCAGTTCCCAACAAAGCCCAATTATCAAGCTGCAACTACACGACAAAGAGCAACGGTAACCTTACCAGTCAAACATCAAAACAGAACGACAAAAGAGGAGAAGAGTACGGTGGCGTTACCAGCTACGATGCAGCTCAGAAACCGTTACGGTGTGCTTATGGATCAGGTCGAATAGCTGTCAGAGCAACAGCTGTCAGAGTTCTAGTTACTTCTCaagttatgtatttatatgttgAGTGAACGTTTGAAAACCCTCAAGCTTTGATGAATAAAGATCAATAGTATTCTCTTTATCTCCTTTTCCTAAAGCTTCCTGCTTTAACCTACAAAAAAAACGTATTTATGAATCATTAGATGTACGTTTTTAATGGACTGATCGATTAACTTTAGATTGTTAATTGTTGTTTCCGAAAACTATAAATCGAAAAAGGTTGTATATGAGCTACGTCTCTCCATATGCACAACGTGCCTGGATTACAAGAAACTACAAGGTACAATTTATTGTTCCCTCTTTTCTGGTCTCATTTTATTAAATCTTTAGGCTGCAAACGGTCATCTTTATATGCATTTACTAACGTACTAatctttgatttgattgtttatGAAAAGAGTTAATTACACTAGCTGTACATatgtttgagatttttttttcggTCTACATGTTGTGTCTTGGTTTGTGTTTGCGTCAAAGAAGCATGTTTAATGATATGATAAATGTTTCAAATCTATAAACAATGGCCATGGAATCAAGATCCGCTGTAGCACAAAGGTTATAGTTTACAACCAAagatgaatattaaaataatacttaAACAACCAAAGATTATTACGGTTAACACTTATTCATGGCCATGAATTAGTATATAACcttataaatcttaaaataatcaaagtcagctatacgtttttttttttttgcaaagtcATTCTTGgacaattttttgtttattcttgGATGGAAAAATGACATTCCATCTCTATACGCTAATCGAAGCTAAATAAATCAATAGTCTTACTAAACTTTTGTCTATGTGTCGTCTCTTTCCAATGTGGTAAATTCTTGATATGAAAATACGTGCTGATGTAAATGCAAACCAAAGATTATTCTTAAAAGCAACTATATTGATTTCATTGTTTGAGAGTTTCAGGGTCTGCAAGAGAAAATCGAGTTGGTTCCTATAAACCTCTTTAACAAGCCAAGTTGGTATAAAGAGAGAGTAAATCCAGCAAGCATGGTAAATATAACTTCAATTAGTATCTTAAGAATTACAATGAAATCTGTATATATACAGTAGATTAAGTTTTAATAGAAGATGGGACCGTCTCAAGCTATGTGAAGgtgaaattcttttttaaaaaattaatcaaatatcgtattatgtattttatatgtaataatTTGTTTACATAAATTTTCTAGTGATTTTTGTATGATTCCATTTGATAACAATGAATAAGTTTAGCCAGTAAAAAGGTTTGTGCAGTTCTTATATGAAGCTTTTGCCAATGCATTGacattatcattattattttaatattgtaaatGATTTTCTATTCGAGGCTATATTCGATGACAATGATTTTACAGTTACAGTCTGTTTTTAATAAACTTCCTTATGTGTAACGAAGACTTTCGTTGAAAGAGAAGAGTAATTCTTGATTGTAAATTAAGGTTCCtgtaagttcaaaaaaaaaaaaaaaattaaggttcCTGCACTTGAACACAATGGCAAAGTCATTACAGAAAGTTTGGACGTGATCAAATATATTGATGGCAATTTCGACGGGCCTTCACTTTATCCCAAGGTACGGATATTCGATGTTAAATAACTTGTATATATTGTCGTCATATGCTATTTTTTGGGGTCAAAATTGTCGTCATATGCTATATGTGATCATTCTTAATGGGAAAGTAAGCTTTTGTCTTTTTATAGGATCCTGAAAAAAGAGAGCTTGGTGAATACTTGATGAAATATAGCAATACAACATTCATTAACATAGTCATTGGCTCGTTCAGAGGCAACCCGGCTAAAGAATCAAGTAAGATATGTTTGGCACGTTTGAttggcatatatatatatatatatatatatatatatatatatatatatgtgtgtgtttgtgtgtgtgtgtgtgtgtttatcataaaaatgaaaagacaAGCTTTTTATTGCTTTTTATGGTCTTGcatttttttaatacaaatgaGAAGAAAAAACTTCCTCTGTGTTTGCAAATTACAATATATTCtgttctaatttttttgtcaacatatatAGTTGATGTTGTTTTGTATAGTAAACTCAAATGCAAACATGAGTTTGAAATAATCGCCCAAGTTCCTAGAAGCTAAAATGTATGAGCCTATGCCTATAAATCCTAGAAGTCGCACTAAAACTCCACGTTTTTGTTGTAGCACCGGTCTTTGATCATTTGGAAAATGTTTTGCACAAGTTCAACGAAGGCCCATTCTTCCTTGGCAAGCTTAGTTTggtaaaaaaaatgaaactggTTTCTAAATTAATTACTAATGCAAATCGCAATCTTCACTTCCAAATGGATCATAactattatgttttttattttgccTAGGTTGATATAGCTTTTATCACAGTGATTGAACGCGTTCAACCCCTCCTTGAAGATGCTTTTAAGTATGACATTACTCTAGGTCGTCCAAAATTAGCTACTTGGATCAAGGTATATATAACAGTCATATATATTCATGCACACACACACTAAATTAGGTGATGTAACGTAATGACATAGTTATCacatttagtttacaaaaaaaaaaagacatagtTATCACGAACTTTGTGCAGGAAATGAATAAGATAGATGCTTATAGCCAGACGAAAGTAAACCGACAGCAAGTCATCAAGTATATGAAGAGTCGTTACATGCTAAGAGCTTCAAAATCTATACTATACCAAAATCAAGTTTCCAAACTCTAAACACATATACATCAGTACTCTACAGGTGTTTAGCATGGGGAAAAACTGTCTGAAACTTTAATGTTTGCTTTCTTAGTAACGtacgatgttttttttttttgctaaaagtaACGTACGATGTTGAAGTTGGTTTGTTGAGAACTTTGTTCTAacttttgatttttcatttttctgctattttctttttcatgatgTACTTTATAATACAAATAAGCTCTGTTCGTTAACTGATCGCTGCGACCAACAGGAGCGACTGaattttttatgtaatatttcttttaatgtaattttcttcttctctt contains these protein-coding regions:
- the LOC130508647 gene encoding glutathione S-transferase L1-like, with protein sequence MGSPLSFEGNGPASLDATSNPPAMFDGTTRLYMSYVSPYAQRAWITRNYKGLQEKIELVPINLFNKPSWYKERVNPASMVPALEHNGKVITESLDVIKYIDGNFDGPSLYPKDPEKRELGEYLMKYSNTTFINIVIGSFRGNPAKESTPVFDHLENVLHKFNEGPFFLGKLSLVDIAFITVIERVQPLLEDAFKYDITLGRPKLATWIKEMNKIDAYSQTKVNRQQVIKYMKSRYMLRASKSILYQNQVSKL